In the genome of Mesorhizobium sp. NBSH29, the window GCGCTGCTCTTTCGGCCGACGGATCGGGCTTCCGATCTGTTCGACGGTAATCGTCTTGGTTGGTTTAATGGCCATGGTCATGTCCCTGGTCCTACGACTATTCTTCCGCGGCAACCGCGGTACCGCGGCGTGCCTGGAGCGTCGAATACTTGATACCACGCTGGGCGGCGACATCTTTCGGATGCAGCTGGCTCTTCAGCGCATCGAACGTGGCGCGAACCATGTTGTACGGGTTCGACGAACCCATCGACTTGGCCACCACGTCATGCATGCCGAGCGTCTCGAAGACAGCGCGCATCGGACCACCGGCGATAATGCCGGTACCAACCTTGGCAGCGCGCAGCAGGACGCGGCCCGCACCCCAGCGTCCTTCGACGTCGTGATGGAGCGTACGGCCCGAACGCAGCGGCACGAAAATCATGTCGCGCTTGGCAGCTTCTGTTGCCTTGCGGATAGCCTCGGGCACTTCACGCGCCTTGCCGTGGCCAAAACCAACGCGGCCCTTTTGATCGCCAACGACGACGAGAGCTGCAAAACCGAAACGCCGGCCGCCCTTGACGACTTTGGCGACACGGTTGATGTGGACGAGCTTGTCGACAAATTCGCTGTCGCGCTCTTCACGGTCACGGCCGCGGCCGCCACCATCCCTACGTTCTTGTGCCATTATCCTGTTCCTTATTCTTTTCCGGAAGCACGGGGTTGATGAATGGACGAGCGCCTCATTGGGTCGCCGTCCGGCTGATTAGAAGCTCAGGCCGCCTTCACGGGCAGCTTCGGCAAGCGCCTTGACACGGCCGTGATAGATGTACGGGCCACGATCAAAGACGACATTCTTGACGCCGGCCTTCGACGCACGCTCGGCCAAAAGTTTGCCGACAGCGGCAGCAGCGGCAGTATCGGCGCCGGTCTTGAGCGAACCCTTCAGGTCCTTCTCAAGCGTTGAGGCGGCAGCCACCGTGTGGCCGTTCGCATCGTCAATAATTTGAGCATAAATGTGCTTGGATGAGCGATGCACGGAAAGACGGGGACGATCGCCCGAAACTTTCTTAAGCTGACGGCGAACGCGCTGCGCGCGACGCTGAATCGATTCTTTGGTAGCCATGTTCGTTCCTGCCTTCAACAAACGGACGCTGCCATAGGCGGTAGGCTCTTTTTAAGCCTCCCGCGGCAGCATTCCGCGGCGTTTCATCTGAGTAAACGGCGAATGGTGAATGGAAAAATGGCAAAATTGCCATCTCACCATTCACCATTCCCCACTTGATATTACTTCTTCTTGCCTTCCTTGCGGACGATTTTCTCGCCAGCATACCGAACGCCCTTGCCCTTGTAAGGCTCCGGCCCGCGGTACTTGCGGATTTCTGCGGCAACCTGACCAACCTGCTGCTTGTCGATGCCAGCGATGGTAATTTCCGTCGGCTTCGCCACAGTGATTGTCACGCCTTCAGGCGTCTCATAGACGACATCATGGCTAAAGCCCAGTGCCAGCTGGAGATTTTTTCCCTGCATGGCAGCGCGA includes:
- the rplR gene encoding 50S ribosomal protein L18; translation: MATKESIQRRAQRVRRQLKKVSGDRPRLSVHRSSKHIYAQIIDDANGHTVAAASTLEKDLKGSLKTGADTAAAAAVGKLLAERASKAGVKNVVFDRGPYIYHGRVKALAEAAREGGLSF
- the rpsE gene encoding 30S ribosomal protein S5, yielding MAQERRDGGGRGRDREERDSEFVDKLVHINRVAKVVKGGRRFGFAALVVVGDQKGRVGFGHGKAREVPEAIRKATEAAKRDMIFVPLRSGRTLHHDVEGRWGAGRVLLRAAKVGTGIIAGGPMRAVFETLGMHDVVAKSMGSSNPYNMVRATFDALKSQLHPKDVAAQRGIKYSTLQARRGTAVAAEE